Proteins encoded within one genomic window of Bradyrhizobium sp. CB1717:
- a CDS encoding MBL fold metallo-hydrolase translates to MTEQNDTQDSSQESSQAKAGAIIVPVTLFEQNCTIIWDEPSKKAVVIDPGGDVPKILDAIKQTGVTVEKIWLTHGHIDHVGGAAELRDALKVPIEGPHQADKFLLDNVVESGARFGMTGVRNFAPDRWLEEGDSVSIGGLTFDILHCPGHSPGSVVFFNKDLRFAHVGDVLFAGSVGRTDLPGGSHATLINSILTKLLPLGDDVGFICGHGAGSSIGQERMTNPFITGEM, encoded by the coding sequence ATGACCGAGCAAAATGACACCCAAGATTCCTCGCAGGAATCCTCGCAGGCCAAGGCGGGCGCGATCATCGTCCCCGTGACGCTGTTCGAGCAGAACTGCACCATCATCTGGGACGAGCCCAGCAAGAAGGCCGTGGTGATCGATCCCGGCGGCGACGTGCCGAAGATCCTGGATGCGATCAAGCAGACCGGCGTCACCGTGGAGAAGATCTGGCTGACCCACGGCCATATCGACCATGTCGGCGGCGCGGCGGAGCTGCGCGATGCGCTGAAAGTGCCGATCGAGGGGCCGCATCAGGCCGACAAGTTCCTGCTCGACAACGTGGTCGAGAGCGGCGCGCGCTTCGGCATGACCGGCGTGCGCAATTTCGCGCCGGACCGCTGGCTCGAGGAAGGCGACAGCGTGTCGATCGGTGGCCTCACGTTCGACATCCTGCACTGCCCCGGCCACTCGCCGGGCAGCGTGGTGTTCTTTAACAAGGACCTGCGTTTCGCCCATGTCGGCGACGTCCTGTTCGCGGGCTCGGTGGGACGCACGGACCTGCCCGGCGGCAGTCACGCGACGCTGATCAACTCGATTCTGACAAAATTGCTGCCGCTCGGCGACGATGTCGGCTTCATCTGCGGCCACGGCGCCGGCTCGAGCATCGGCCAGGAGCGGATGACCAATCCGTTCATCACCGGCGAGATGTGA
- a CDS encoding helix-turn-helix domain-containing protein, with product MAKARAIAPRACPVAAFQKMISGKYKLRIVWDLKDGPRRYGEIRSGLLRGTEGSAEITPRVLSRELKALTMSGLIDRKDFGEVPPKVEYRLTRKGRSFVPVVAAIREWGERNLGEPVLTEAAE from the coding sequence ATGGCGAAGGCAAGAGCGATCGCGCCGCGCGCCTGTCCGGTCGCGGCGTTTCAGAAGATGATCAGCGGCAAGTACAAGCTGCGCATCGTCTGGGATCTCAAGGACGGCCCGCGCCGCTACGGCGAGATCAGGAGCGGCCTGCTGCGCGGCACTGAAGGCAGCGCCGAGATCACCCCGCGCGTGCTCAGCCGCGAATTGAAGGCGCTGACGATGAGCGGCCTGATCGACCGCAAGGATTTTGGCGAGGTGCCGCCGAAGGTCGAGTATCGCCTGACGCGGAAGGGTAGGAGCTTCGTCCCCGTGGTTGCAGCGATCCGCGAATGGGGTGAACGAAACCTCGGCGAGCCCGTGCTCACCGAGGCCGCCGAATAA
- a CDS encoding PHB depolymerase family esterase, with the protein MSLARNVDLLRRLPKLDGLRLAEFGRSPDSSSPLEEVTGFGDNPGALRMFAFVPAKLQKPRALVVVLHGCGQTAAGYDLGAGWSTLARHYGFALLMPEQQRVNNGNTCFNWFNPEDTARDSGEARSIREMIAHMADAHRIDPRRIFITGLSAGGGMTSVMLATYPEVFAAGAIIAGLPYGIASNLREALDGMFYSPQRPDRELGDFVRRASNHRGPWPRISVWHGSADRTVNPGNANEIVKQWLDLHDLPAVPMAETNVDGYPRQAWWNKDGETLVESYAITDMAHGTPLGLADNDQRYGMEGAFLIEAGISSSYHIAKFFGLTGWIAEAKKAAKPALTPAPHLARSIRTAVAEQPAELNREKSHGFDLGQIITRALTAAGLMK; encoded by the coding sequence GTGTCGTTAGCAAGAAATGTCGATTTGTTGAGACGTCTGCCGAAGCTGGACGGTCTGCGCCTTGCCGAGTTCGGCCGCAGCCCTGATTCATCCAGCCCGCTGGAAGAGGTCACGGGCTTCGGCGACAATCCCGGAGCCCTGCGCATGTTCGCGTTCGTGCCGGCGAAGTTGCAGAAGCCGCGCGCGCTGGTCGTCGTGCTGCATGGCTGCGGACAGACGGCGGCGGGTTACGATCTCGGTGCCGGCTGGTCGACGCTCGCGCGGCATTACGGCTTCGCGCTGCTGATGCCCGAGCAGCAGCGCGTCAACAACGGCAACACCTGCTTTAACTGGTTCAATCCGGAAGACACCGCGCGGGACAGCGGCGAAGCGCGCTCGATCCGCGAGATGATCGCGCATATGGCGGATGCACATCGCATCGATCCCAGGCGCATCTTCATCACCGGCCTCTCCGCCGGTGGCGGCATGACGTCGGTGATGCTCGCGACCTATCCGGAAGTCTTTGCGGCCGGCGCGATCATTGCCGGACTGCCTTACGGCATCGCGTCGAACTTGCGCGAGGCGCTGGACGGCATGTTTTATTCGCCGCAGAGGCCCGATCGCGAGCTCGGCGATTTCGTGCGGCGCGCCTCGAACCATCGTGGTCCCTGGCCGAGGATCTCGGTGTGGCACGGCAGCGCCGACCGCACCGTCAATCCCGGCAATGCCAACGAGATCGTCAAGCAGTGGCTCGACCTGCACGATCTGCCCGCCGTGCCGATGGCCGAGACCAATGTCGACGGCTATCCGCGCCAGGCCTGGTGGAACAAGGACGGCGAGACGCTGGTCGAGTCCTACGCTATCACCGACATGGCCCACGGCACGCCGCTTGGGCTGGCCGACAACGACCAGCGCTACGGCATGGAGGGCGCGTTCCTGATCGAGGCCGGCATCTCCTCGTCCTATCACATCGCAAAATTTTTCGGCCTGACCGGCTGGATCGCGGAGGCGAAGAAGGCGGCGAAGCCGGCGCTGACGCCCGCGCCACATCTCGCCCGCTCGATCCGCACCGCGGTCGCCGAGCAACCGGCCGAGCTGAACCGCGAAAAGTCTCACGGCTTCGATCTCGGCCAGATCATCACCCGCGCGCTGACCGCTGCGGGATTGATGAAGTAG
- a CDS encoding MFS transporter, which translates to MHQTVTKPIDSTRRWWVLAIVVAAQFMFGVDAFIVNVAIPTIAVDLKASPAQIESVIAIYLIAYATLVVTGGRLGDIHGTKAVFLAGVLGFTATSLWCGLAQSGVELIVARLAQGATAALMVPQVLATLHLLFTDETRNRAFAIYGIVLGLAGAAGFLLGGLLVTLDLAGTGWRSVFFVNVPFGLVIAAAAWRIMPSVPRRAGTRLDVKGSVVLFAGLLCLIGPLLFGHDVGWAPWLWAVMVIGVAILLAFLKLEHGVAGAGGMPLIDLTLLTDAAFLRGLGAAFFFFLANLSFYLVMTLFMQRGLEIPPLAAGMASIPLAIAFVVASRHSGARARHRGTRVLIEGCALQIAGLGALALLVLYVDTPSPLALALTMSIFGYGQGLVMAPLSGAVLSTVKPVAAGSASGMYGTTAQIGNAAGVAAIGAVFFAIESLQSARAGFLVSLALFVTLIMICTVFLTWMRRASASS; encoded by the coding sequence ATGCATCAAACCGTCACAAAGCCAATCGATTCGACCCGCCGCTGGTGGGTGCTGGCGATCGTCGTCGCCGCCCAGTTCATGTTCGGCGTCGATGCCTTCATCGTGAACGTCGCGATCCCTACCATCGCGGTGGATCTGAAGGCGTCGCCGGCGCAGATCGAATCCGTCATCGCGATCTATCTGATCGCCTATGCCACGCTGGTCGTCACCGGCGGCCGGCTCGGCGACATCCACGGCACCAAGGCTGTCTTCCTGGCCGGCGTGCTCGGCTTCACGGCGACCTCGCTGTGGTGCGGGCTCGCACAATCCGGCGTCGAGCTCATCGTCGCGCGGCTGGCGCAGGGCGCGACCGCAGCGCTGATGGTGCCGCAGGTGCTGGCGACGCTGCATCTTCTGTTCACCGACGAGACGCGCAACCGTGCCTTCGCCATCTACGGCATCGTGCTCGGGCTCGCGGGCGCTGCGGGCTTCTTGCTCGGCGGTCTCCTTGTCACGCTCGATCTCGCCGGCACCGGCTGGCGGTCGGTGTTCTTCGTCAACGTTCCCTTTGGCCTCGTCATCGCCGCGGCGGCCTGGCGCATCATGCCGTCGGTGCCACGACGGGCAGGGACCAGGCTCGACGTCAAGGGCAGCGTGGTCCTGTTCGCGGGATTGCTGTGCCTGATCGGGCCGCTGCTGTTCGGCCATGATGTCGGCTGGGCGCCGTGGCTGTGGGCCGTAATGGTGATCGGCGTCGCCATCCTTCTGGCGTTCCTGAAGCTCGAGCATGGCGTTGCGGGTGCCGGCGGCATGCCGCTGATCGATTTGACGCTGCTGACGGACGCCGCCTTCCTGCGCGGCCTTGGCGCGGCGTTCTTTTTCTTCCTCGCCAATCTCTCGTTCTATCTGGTCATGACGCTGTTCATGCAGCGCGGCCTGGAGATTCCGCCGCTTGCGGCCGGAATGGCCTCCATTCCACTTGCCATCGCTTTCGTCGTGGCCTCACGCCATAGCGGCGCTCGCGCTCGGCATCGCGGCACCAGGGTGTTGATCGAGGGCTGCGCGTTGCAGATCGCAGGCCTCGGCGCGCTCGCGCTTCTTGTGCTCTATGTTGACACGCCATCGCCGCTCGCACTCGCGCTGACCATGAGCATCTTCGGGTATGGCCAGGGACTCGTGATGGCCCCGCTGTCCGGCGCCGTGCTCTCGACTGTCAAACCTGTCGCCGCAGGCTCGGCCTCCGGCATGTACGGCACGACAGCACAGATCGGAAATGCGGCCGGAGTGGCCGCAATCGGCGCGGTATTCTTCGCGATCGAATCACTGCAATCAGCGCGCGCAGGATTTCTCGTCTCGCTCGCGCTGTTTGTGACGTTAATCATGATCTGCACCGTATTTCTGACGTGGATGCGCCGCGCATCTGCATCAAGTTGA
- the sthA gene encoding Si-specific NAD(P)(+) transhydrogenase, with amino-acid sequence MYDYDMVVIGSGPSGRRAAVQCAKLGKSVLVVEKGRRVGGVSVHTGTIPSKTLRETVLNLSGWRERGFYGRSYRVKQDIAASDLMTRLQKTLDHEVEVLEHQFSRNLVRTANGEARLVSPHEVEITSSIGETKVVSAAFILIACGTRPFRPDYVPFDGASVLDSDEIIELPKLPRSLAVIGAGVIGVEYATIFSALDVPVTLIEPRPTFLDFIDKELIDEFMHELRDRNVALRLGSKVTSIEKNAQGHIVTHLSDGRHVTTEMLLFAAGRVGATDRLNLEAAGIAVDHRGRITVDPVTLQTSVPHIYAAGDVIGFPSLASTSMEQGRVAACHALGMEPLAPPEFFPYGIYSVPEISTAGLTEEEVRTRGIPYEVGIARFRETSRGHIMGLNSGMMKMIFSTKTRRLLGVHILGEGATELIHIGQAVLNLKGTIDYFIQNTFNYPTLAEAYKIAGLDAWNRMTR; translated from the coding sequence ATGTACGACTACGACATGGTGGTGATCGGCTCGGGCCCGTCGGGGCGCCGGGCCGCGGTGCAATGTGCCAAGCTCGGCAAGTCCGTGCTGGTGGTGGAGAAGGGCCGGCGGGTCGGCGGCGTCTCCGTCCACACCGGCACCATCCCCTCGAAGACGCTGCGCGAAACCGTGCTCAACCTGTCCGGCTGGCGCGAGCGCGGCTTTTACGGCCGCTCCTATCGGGTGAAACAGGACATCGCGGCCAGCGACCTGATGACCCGGCTGCAGAAGACGCTCGATCACGAGGTCGAGGTGCTCGAGCATCAGTTCAGCCGCAACCTCGTCCGCACCGCCAATGGCGAGGCGCGCCTGGTCTCGCCGCATGAGGTCGAGATCACGAGCTCAATCGGCGAGACCAAGGTGGTGTCCGCCGCCTTCATCCTGATCGCCTGCGGCACACGCCCGTTCCGTCCCGACTATGTGCCGTTCGACGGCGCGAGCGTGCTCGACAGCGACGAGATCATCGAGCTGCCGAAACTGCCGCGCAGCCTCGCCGTGATTGGCGCCGGCGTGATCGGCGTCGAATATGCCACCATCTTCAGCGCACTCGACGTGCCCGTGACCCTGATCGAGCCGCGGCCGACCTTCCTCGATTTCATCGACAAGGAATTGATCGACGAGTTCATGCACGAGCTGCGCGACCGCAACGTCGCGCTGCGGCTCGGCTCCAAGGTGACGTCGATCGAGAAGAATGCGCAGGGCCACATCGTCACGCATCTGTCGGACGGGCGCCACGTCACCACGGAGATGCTGCTGTTCGCAGCGGGCCGCGTCGGCGCCACCGACCGGCTCAACCTCGAGGCCGCCGGCATCGCCGTCGACCATCGCGGCCGCATCACGGTCGATCCCGTGACCTTGCAGACCAGCGTGCCGCACATCTACGCCGCCGGCGACGTGATCGGCTTTCCGAGCCTTGCCTCGACCTCGATGGAGCAGGGCCGCGTCGCGGCCTGCCATGCGCTCGGCATGGAGCCGCTGGCGCCGCCGGAATTCTTTCCCTACGGGATCTATTCGGTGCCGGAGATCTCGACCGCCGGTCTCACCGAAGAAGAGGTCCGCACGCGCGGCATTCCCTACGAGGTCGGCATCGCCCGCTTCCGCGAGACCTCGCGCGGCCACATCATGGGGCTGAACAGCGGCATGATGAAGATGATCTTCTCGACCAAGACGCGCCGCCTGCTCGGCGTGCATATTCTGGGCGAAGGCGCCACCGAGCTGATCCATATCGGCCAGGCCGTGCTGAATCTCAAAGGCACGATCGACTATTTCATCCAGAACACGTTCAATTATCCGACGCTGGCCGAGGCCTACAAGATCGCCGGCCTGGATGCGTGGAACAGGATGACGCGGTAG
- a CDS encoding LLM class flavin-dependent oxidoreductase gives MARLKFGAFLAPHHPIGEHPMLQFRRDLDLVERLDALGYDEFWCGEHHSSGWEMIASPEMFLAAAGERTKRIKLGTGVISLPYHHPYNVAQRMVQLDHMTGGRAIFGSGPGALASDAHTLGIDPMTQRDRQDEAIGVIRRLFNGERVTAKSDWFTMNDAALQILPLQEEMPFVVASQISPSGMTLAGKYGIGIISLGSMTTQGLMSLQQQWQFAEDAAKKHGTKVNRADWRVLLTFHIAETREQARKEAGAGLMRWHNEYNVGTLQRPGLTAFSSPDEAVDKTAFVEGAASTIGTPDDLVKTIKNVMEVSGGVGAIIGFVHDWANPENTRRSWDMVARYVVPEINGYIASLRKSQKFVIENRAIFERAGQAVMAKIMENEKAAEALKVTGPGRVAIPAVNAPDLQKEAAKR, from the coding sequence ATGGCGCGCCTGAAGTTCGGAGCCTTTCTTGCCCCGCATCACCCGATCGGGGAGCATCCGATGCTGCAGTTCCGGCGCGATCTCGACCTCGTCGAGCGGCTGGACGCGCTCGGCTATGACGAGTTCTGGTGCGGCGAGCACCATTCCTCCGGCTGGGAGATGATCGCCTCGCCCGAGATGTTCCTGGCCGCGGCCGGCGAGCGCACCAAGCGGATCAAGCTCGGCACCGGCGTCATCTCGCTGCCCTATCACCATCCCTACAACGTTGCCCAGCGCATGGTGCAGCTCGACCACATGACCGGCGGCCGCGCCATCTTCGGCTCCGGTCCCGGCGCGTTGGCTTCCGACGCGCACACGCTCGGCATCGACCCGATGACTCAGCGCGACCGCCAGGACGAGGCGATCGGCGTGATCCGCCGCCTGTTCAACGGCGAGCGGGTCACGGCGAAGAGCGACTGGTTCACCATGAACGACGCCGCGCTGCAGATCCTCCCCTTGCAGGAGGAGATGCCGTTCGTGGTGGCCTCGCAGATCTCGCCGTCGGGCATGACGCTCGCCGGCAAATACGGCATCGGCATCATCTCGCTGGGCTCGATGACGACGCAGGGCCTGATGTCACTGCAACAGCAATGGCAGTTCGCCGAGGATGCCGCCAAGAAGCACGGCACGAAGGTCAACCGCGCCGACTGGCGCGTGCTGCTCACCTTCCACATCGCCGAGACCCGCGAGCAGGCCCGCAAGGAGGCCGGCGCCGGGCTCATGCGCTGGCACAACGAATATAATGTCGGCACGCTGCAGCGGCCGGGCCTGACCGCATTCTCCTCGCCCGACGAGGCCGTGGACAAGACCGCGTTCGTCGAAGGCGCGGCCTCAACCATCGGCACGCCGGACGATCTCGTCAAAACCATCAAGAACGTGATGGAGGTCTCCGGCGGCGTCGGCGCCATCATCGGCTTCGTGCACGACTGGGCCAATCCGGAAAACACGCGCCGGAGCTGGGACATGGTGGCGCGCTATGTGGTGCCGGAGATCAACGGCTACATCGCCTCCCTACGCAAGTCGCAAAAATTCGTGATTGAGAACCGCGCGATCTTCGAGCGTGCGGGCCAGGCCGTGATGGCCAAGATCATGGAGAACGAGAAGGCCGCCGAGGCGCTGAAAGTGACCGGCCCCGGCCGCGTCGCCATTCCCGCCGTCAACGCACCGGATCTGCAGAAGGAAGCGGCGAAGCGGTAG